The DNA window GTAAACGCCCTTGTCCACCCGGTGCTTCATGCCCATGGTGTCCGCGCCGCGCTTGGTGCCGTCGCCCTCGCCACTCACGCTTTTGGTGATCTGCATGCTGGAGACGCTGACGGGCTCGACGCTGACCGCAGCCTGCAAGGTGACCGGCCCGCGGATGGGAATGGAGACGCCGTCGCCGTCCTCCTCGCCGCCCTTCTTCTTTTTTCCACTAAAGGCGAACAGCTGGCCGAAGGCCCGCACGTCGAACCATTTCGCGCAGGCGGCTTTGGCCGTTTTGTCCCTGTCCGTCCACTGCTCTTTGCTCAGTCCGGCCTCGGCGCGTTCGCGCAGGCTGTTCATGCCGTCGGTCTTGCGATCATCAGACTGGACAAAAATGGATTCACCCTGCTCTTGCAGCCTGTCGCGCAGCTTGCGCTTCAGGCAGACGTCGGAAATCTCGCCGAAGCCGTCATAGTCCGTGCGCGGGCGATTGAGGTTGAGGGGATCGCCGTTGGGGTTGGCTCGCAGGACCGTAATGATGACGGCGAAGTCGATCTTGTTCTGGAGGTTGCTCATTACTCTTCTCCTTCAGTTTCAGCTGCGTTGCTCCTGTCCTTCTTCCAAATCTGTCGCTGGCAGTGGTAGCCCAGCAGGAATTCCCCGGTCAGACGGTGCTCGGACTGAAAGTCCTCTCCCTGAAAAAGGCAAAGCACCTCGTCGAGCAGCGTGCGCATGTTGTGCAGAAATCCTCCCCTGCTGGCCTGCAATCGTTGCATGTATGGCTGCAGGGCCATTTCAATGGTGCGCCACGTGGAGCAGGGATGATCGGCGAAGCGCTGCATGAGCCGCGCCGCCGTGGTCGGCCGGTCCTCCCCGGCCACACGCAGGGCAACCTCCTCAATGTGTTCCGCAACGGCCAGAAGCCGCCCGTACAGGTAATCGCGTGATGTGCGCTCAGGTTCCAGGGCCATGTCGTAAGTCCTCCGTTGTTCAGCCTTTGCGTGTCTCGCGTGGCGTCCCTTGTACATGGCGCAGGCAACGCCCAGCGCCTGTTCCCATTCCCACTGCTCCTTGTCCTTGAAGCCCGGCCGGTTGGCCGCTCGGCGCACACAGCTCTCGACCAGATCGGCCGGCGGCTCCCGACCGTCCACAATGCAGGGGACAAGGCGCTCCACCGTTGCCCGTTTGAGCTTGGCGTCCAGCCTGAGTCCGTAGGCCGCCTCGGCGATGTTCCTGGGCGTGGGCGCGCAGGCGCGCCACGGGGCGACCGGTGCTCCCTTTTTCTTGCCCTTCCCCTTCTGCTTGGCGGAAACGCGCTGCGGCCAGGCCATGTCCGCGTGCCATTTTTTCAGCCGTTCAAGAAACTCCGACCCGAGAAGCTCCCGGTAGTAGATGATGCTCATGCGGCCTGGCGTGGCGGAATCCAAGCCCATGACCACGATGCATTCCGTGGGGTCGAACGTGGCCGCGTAGCCCGCGATGTACTTGTTCAGCCGCAGCGCGAAGCTCTGGCCCGCGTCTCGCGTGTGATCGGGTCCGGCCTGCGCGTCGCCCTGGCCCATATCGATGGGTTCGTCCAGCCAGTCGTGGGAATCCTCAATGGGAGGAGGCGTGGGCTTGCCGGATACCGCCCAACTGACGAAGACCTGCGTATCGTTGCGATACCCCTGCCGGGCGATGAGCCAGCGCAGGGCGCTGTGCGCCTTTTGGCTGACCTCGTAGCCCACGCCGCAGGCCTGCGTTCCGTCGGTGAAGCGCCCGCGAAAGGTGAAGCCCGAGGAGTCGTCGGAGGAGATGAGCTTGGCCTTGTCGCCGGCGTGGCGGAGTTTCGCCGGGTGCAGACTGCTCAGGGCGACGACATCCCCGTTCACCATGCACAGTCCCTTGGTTTCGATGGTTGCGGGGTAGTAGGCCGACCAATTGTCCAGAAGGCTCTGGTCCTCCCACACGCCGGAGGCTAGGTCGCCTGGGATTTCCACGCGCCAGCGCACGACGGCCTTGTCCGCGGGCTGCCCCGCCGGGAGCACGGCCCAAATCGGACACTCCGCCGTCTCGGACGTTTTCGACGAGGCGATCTTCCCGCCCACGTCGAGCGGGAGCACGTGTTGCCGCACCAGATCCGCGATCACCGTGCCGCCTTCGAGGTACTTGAGAATCCGCACGGTCTTGGGGTGCGGTGACGCCGCAACCCACTTGCGCAACTGTTCCATGTAGTCCTTGTGCGGTTGGTCATCCTCTTTGGCGAAGCCGCTGGTGACCACGCCGCCGTATTTGCGGAAGTCCGCCGCGAGATATTGCAAACCGTCGCAGAGCGGATGGGGAACAGGTTTCTTCCCACTGCGCGTGGCCGACGCCTCGGTGCAGGGGATAACCGTCGTGGCGTCGGTCTTGTCGATGATGCTCGCGCGGGAGCATTGCCCCACAGTGTCGAGGACGATTTCGATGTGCGCCCGCGCGGTGCTGTGGCTTTCCGGGACGCACGTCCCCGTCTCCCCCTCGGTCACAGGGAGGCAGGAGAGCGGCTTGTGCGTTTCATAGAGCGTCTGCATCCAACTCACGGCATTTCCTCCTCTTCCACCGGGCGGAAGTTGCGCCCCTGCTCAAACTGCTTGGGCGTCATTGCGCGTACCTCCTTGCGGACATGGCAGGCGTCCGGGCGGGGGAACTCGATGACGCCGCGCTTCATGACGGGCTGCCAAAAGCGGCTGCGCAACATGTGTTCGCCGGTTTCGTCCGGGTAGTCGAAGCCGTGGAACATGAGTCCGAAGGCGAGTTCGTCGAGATCGTCATAGTGCCCCTCGCCTTCGCCAAAGGCGCAGGGCTGCACGTAGCCCTGACAATCGCGTGTGCCCAGGAAAACATCCTGCCTGCCGCCGCGCCCCAGCATACGCCGGGCGATCTCGAAGTGCTTGCAGGCATTGCGGTCATGGGCCAGCTCCGGCCGGTGATCGTTCCATTCGAAATGCGCCTGGACCTGGTACTCGACATCAGCCAGAAAGGTATAAATGGCGAGGCTGTTGCCGCCGCCGTACCCGAGAGGCTTAGTCCCTTTGGTCTGAGTACGGATGGGCCGCAGCACCCGCACCCTATCGATGAACCAGATCAGCGTCGGTTTCCAGTAGATGGATTTGGCAACGCCTTTCAGGGCCTCATAGGTGGGGATGTGATAGGAGCACTTCTCCCCGCCGATGCGCGTGAGCGGATCGGTAAACAAGGCGTAGCGCCCGGTGAGCCGAAACGTGATGCCGTTATTCACGAAGCACCTCCCTAGCAAATATGCACGGCCATTTCTTCGACCTCGTTGACGGAAAGCCCGAATCGCCCGCTGTAATGCTGGGCATCCAAATACCAAACACCGCTTCCCTTTTGAGTCTCGTGCAAGGCCTGCGCTCCCTGGAGCCCCTTCAGCACATTGGGAAAAACGTTGACAGAGTAACGTTGCGCGCGTCGGAGCAGCGGTTTCTCTTGTTGCGGATGGAAAACGCCGCACAGTTGGGCGATGAGATCCTTCCCTTCGCCGTAGGGCACGAGCACACCGCAGGTGGGCGCGTCGATGACCGTGAATATCTCGCCCGCAGTGGCGAAGGACTGGCGCAAAGCGAGCGGTGCATGCATGTTGCCGGGGTTCAGCGGATTGCACGAGAGCAGATTGAACAGCGTGTCCCCATGCCCGGCATCTTCCGCGGAGACCGGGTAGGCCATTTCGTCGCGACGGTCGAAAAACGCATACGTGAAGTAGCGCTCCATGGCCTTGGGGTGCAGCAGCGAGCCGCCCAGCGAGTCGGGCTCCTTTCGGAAGTCGCCCAGAACGCGCAAGGTCATTTCGCGACCAGTCTGAATCTCCCTGAGCCTGCTCAAATTCTCGCGATCCGGGTTGACCACATGCACCTGGCCAGGCCGTCCATCCTTGCTTTCGCCGTTGCGGTTGCAGCGGCCAGCCGTCTGGACGATGGAATCCAGTCCGGCCACAAAGCGGATGGCCGCGCCGAAGCTGATATCCACCCCCGCCTCGATGAGTTGGGTGCTGACGCACAACACCGGTCGCCCGGCTTTGAGTTCCGCGCGCATCTCGTCCAGTACGCACAGTCTGTGCGCCGCGCACATGTCTGTGCTTAGATGCCGCACTTCGGCGATGCCTCGCGCGGCGCATTCCTCATACAGCTCACGCGCCCAGCGCTTGGTGTTGACGACCACGAGGCAACTACCCGCCCGACGCAGTTCGCCGATGGCGAGATCGGCGATCTCCGTGACGCTCCAGCCGCCAGGCTTGGTGTCGTCGAGAATCTCGGTCCGTTCCAGCTTGTCGAAGTACGCATCCCGGTGCGGCATCAGTTCGCACCGTGGGTCAAGGGAAAGCACGCCCAACTCGGGCCGGGCGAGCCTGTCCAGAAGCGGTTGCGTGGCCGTGCAGAGCACGACGCTGGCTCCGCATTCCCGAACCAGAAAGTTCACCGCACTGCAGAAGAGGTGCGCGCAGTTCACCGGCAGCGTTTGTATCTCATCGAAAACAATGACCGCCCCGGCGAGCCGATGCATGCGCCTGGCGTTGCGTGTGCCGCCCCGGAACAGGCTTTCCAGGAACTGCACCATGGTGGTGTAGATGACCGGAGCGTCCCAGCACTCCGAGGCCAGCCTCGTGCGGGGGCTTTCCTTTTCGGGTGTGAGGTTGGAGTGATGTTCGAGCACCACGCGGCCGAACTCCTCGCCGCATTCCAAGATTTCCCGCGCCACCTGGGCGTTCTGATCGATGATGGACGTGAAGGGGATGACGTTGATGATTCTCGACATGCTGTGATGCACCGCGTGGTGCAAGGCGAATCGCAGACCAGCCAATGTCTTGCCGCCGCCGGTAGGCACGGTGAGTGTGAACACGCCCTTGGAGCCGGTGGCTCTGGCGAGGCAATGCGCCGATATTTCGCTACGGATTGCGTCGATGGCGCGGTTACCTGAAAATTCCATGAACCGCTTTTCCAGCCGCTCGACGAGTCGCCGCCAAGGCGGAGTGCCGTGGGAACGCAAGGCGGCATTTTCCGGGTGCTCGGCGTCTGCGCTGTCGGTGTGGTCGGCATCGACCAAACAACTGAACAGCATCCGCGTCGCGAGCCCCAAGGAGAACCACGCCAGGGGGTTGTGGATGCGGCACGCCTTCGTGGGTCGCAGGGAACATTTATCGCAATATGCGGACGGCTCCGGCCGGAGCATTGCGGCCAAGCGGTCCCGCATCTCCTTCATGGTCGCGGGCAGCAGCTGCTCACCCGACGCGCCGAAGCCGTCGCCGAAGGCCTCGAGCGCTTCCTCGATATGCGTCTGCTCGGACGGCTTTTCCATGCGTCTCTTGAAGAGATCCTCGCCCCACGGCCCCAGGCAGTCGATAAGGCCGGAGTGATGCGAGCAGATGCAAAGGGCCAACATTTGAGCGAACAGGACGTTTTGCGCCGGGGCCCGCTCCTGCATGATGGCCTGCCATAATCTCTGGGCACCAGCGCTGGAGTGG is part of the Desulfovibrio aminophilus genome and encodes:
- the cas8c gene encoding type I-C CRISPR-associated protein Cas8c/Csd1 — protein: MQTLYETHKPLSCLPVTEGETGTCVPESHSTARAHIEIVLDTVGQCSRASIIDKTDATTVIPCTEASATRSGKKPVPHPLCDGLQYLAADFRKYGGVVTSGFAKEDDQPHKDYMEQLRKWVAASPHPKTVRILKYLEGGTVIADLVRQHVLPLDVGGKIASSKTSETAECPIWAVLPAGQPADKAVVRWRVEIPGDLASGVWEDQSLLDNWSAYYPATIETKGLCMVNGDVVALSSLHPAKLRHAGDKAKLISSDDSSGFTFRGRFTDGTQACGVGYEVSQKAHSALRWLIARQGYRNDTQVFVSWAVSGKPTPPPIEDSHDWLDEPIDMGQGDAQAGPDHTRDAGQSFALRLNKYIAGYAATFDPTECIVVMGLDSATPGRMSIIYYRELLGSEFLERLKKWHADMAWPQRVSAKQKGKGKKKGAPVAPWRACAPTPRNIAEAAYGLRLDAKLKRATVERLVPCIVDGREPPADLVESCVRRAANRPGFKDKEQWEWEQALGVACAMYKGRHARHAKAEQRRTYDMALEPERTSRDYLYGRLLAVAEHIEEVALRVAGEDRPTTAARLMQRFADHPCSTWRTIEMALQPYMQRLQASRGGFLHNMRTLLDEVLCLFQGEDFQSEHRLTGEFLLGYHCQRQIWKKDRSNAAETEGEE
- the cas3 gene encoding CRISPR-associated helicase Cas3' — its product is MHDKPIARPGQYLSAHLVNVAQLAGVFARAIGFPLAGQLVGGGHDEGKVSQTFQHYIRSAAGITDPEDEEYVDAKGFRGKIDHSSAGAQRLWQAIMQERAPAQNVLFAQMLALCICSHHSGLIDCLGPWGEDLFKRRMEKPSEQTHIEEALEAFGDGFGASGEQLLPATMKEMRDRLAAMLRPEPSAYCDKCSLRPTKACRIHNPLAWFSLGLATRMLFSCLVDADHTDSADAEHPENAALRSHGTPPWRRLVERLEKRFMEFSGNRAIDAIRSEISAHCLARATGSKGVFTLTVPTGGGKTLAGLRFALHHAVHHSMSRIINVIPFTSIIDQNAQVAREILECGEEFGRVVLEHHSNLTPEKESPRTRLASECWDAPVIYTTMVQFLESLFRGGTRNARRMHRLAGAVIVFDEIQTLPVNCAHLFCSAVNFLVRECGASVVLCTATQPLLDRLARPELGVLSLDPRCELMPHRDAYFDKLERTEILDDTKPGGWSVTEIADLAIGELRRAGSCLVVVNTKRWARELYEECAARGIAEVRHLSTDMCAAHRLCVLDEMRAELKAGRPVLCVSTQLIEAGVDISFGAAIRFVAGLDSIVQTAGRCNRNGESKDGRPGQVHVVNPDRENLSRLREIQTGREMTLRVLGDFRKEPDSLGGSLLHPKAMERYFTYAFFDRRDEMAYPVSAEDAGHGDTLFNLLSCNPLNPGNMHAPLALRQSFATAGEIFTVIDAPTCGVLVPYGEGKDLIAQLCGVFHPQQEKPLLRRAQRYSVNVFPNVLKGLQGAQALHETQKGSGVWYLDAQHYSGRFGLSVNEVEEMAVHIC
- the cas5c gene encoding type I-C CRISPR-associated protein Cas5c — translated: MNNGITFRLTGRYALFTDPLTRIGGEKCSYHIPTYEALKGVAKSIYWKPTLIWFIDRVRVLRPIRTQTKGTKPLGYGGGNSLAIYTFLADVEYQVQAHFEWNDHRPELAHDRNACKHFEIARRMLGRGGRQDVFLGTRDCQGYVQPCAFGEGEGHYDDLDELAFGLMFHGFDYPDETGEHMLRSRFWQPVMKRGVIEFPRPDACHVRKEVRAMTPKQFEQGRNFRPVEEEEMP
- the cas7c gene encoding type I-C CRISPR-associated protein Cas7/Csd2 — protein: MSNLQNKIDFAVIITVLRANPNGDPLNLNRPRTDYDGFGEISDVCLKRKLRDRLQEQGESIFVQSDDRKTDGMNSLRERAEAGLSKEQWTDRDKTAKAACAKWFDVRAFGQLFAFSGKKKKGGEEDGDGVSIPIRGPVTLQAAVSVEPVSVSSMQITKSVSGEGDGTKRGADTMGMKHRVDKGVYVAFGSMNPQLAERTGFSDSDAEILKRILPKLFENDASSARPEGSMAVSKVIWWRHDSKVGQHSSFKVHHSLVVNADGSYALANLPGLVPEEIDGF